The sequence CCACTAGCGGCTGGTGTTTCTATGGCAACCATCACCGACCAATGATCCAAAAGTGGGCCGTCTTTGGACTGGCATGCGGCCTGATAACAGCAAGGTCGCCCGGCGCAGATAAACTCGCGCACGCGACCTCTGACCCGCGCAAGGTTGTTCCAGACCTCCGACTTTAAAAGGAGAGCCACTTCGCGTCCGTCTCCAGTCCCTCGCCATGGCGGCGTCCGTCTTTCCCGCGATCGCCTCGTCACTCCCGCCGGTGTTCCTTGTCCTTGCCGCACTTTTCGCCTTGGCGGCCTTTGCTCAGCGCTCCAGCGGGATGCCCGGCCTGCCCCGTCTGCCCGTGGTGGGCAGCCTACCTTGGATGGGAAGTGCCACCCCCCCGCATTTGCTCTTCACACAGTTGGGCCACAGGTAAAACCTTAAACCCGTGGACCGGCACGGCCTCCTGCGCTTAGTCACGGTGGCGTCTGCGTGTTTGTGGCAGGTACGGGCCGTTGTTTGAGCTCTACCTCGGGCCTCGTCGCACCGTGGTGGTCAACGCCCTCGCGGACGCCAAAGAAGTTCTGCTGCAGCGCGGGCGTGACTTCGCCGGACGTCCAAGCATGGTGACGCCCCCCGAAGCCATTGAGCACTTGCGTTTTTGCTCACACCTGTCAACTGAGCTTACTTTTGGCAGGTGACCACCGATCTGCTGACCCGAGGTGGGAAAGACATCGCCTTCTCTGACTACTCACCGCTGTGGAAGCTTCACCGTCGCCTGGTGCACACTTCCTTCACTCTCTTCGGAGAAGGAAGCAGTCGCCTACAGGACATTGGTCGGTACCCTGCTTTTGGGGTTGGAACATGTTCAATGTACAGGATTTGATCAAATCAGTTCACGGCCTCCGGCGATGACGCTCTTTGTCAGTTCTGTCCGAGGTGGACGGCCTGTGCGCGGAGCTGCTTTGCGGCGACAGACGCGGCTTCGACCCGTCGCCGGCGGTGACCACGGCCGTCACCAACGTGGTTTGCACGCTGGTGTTTGGCTCCACCTACAGACACGGTGACGGGGAGCTGGAGGAGGTAATGCGCTACAACGACGGCATTGTGCGGACGATCACCAGGGGAGGACTGGTTGATATCTTCTCCTGGATGAAGGTACGAGCCTAACCGTTGTTGTACCCGCTGCCACCTCACAAGCTTCTGCCGCTCCTCAGGTGTTCCCCAACACGTCGCTGAGCGAGCTACGGGCGTGCATTGCCGTGCGAGACCGCCTCCTCGCTCAAAAACTGCGTGAACACAAGGTGAAAAACAGCAGAAAAGGGAATTAGCTTCCCGCATGTGGCAACCTGCCGTCTCATCTCCAGGAGGTGCTGAGTGAAGGTGACCCCCGAGATCTCCTGGAGGCCTTACTGAAAGGTCAAGGTTCTCCTGGGCCCGACGGGGCGGCCATTACAGATGACCACGTGCTGAtgacggcggcggaggcctttggcgCTGGCGTGGAGACCACATC comes from Syngnathoides biaculeatus isolate LvHL_M chromosome 21, ASM1980259v1, whole genome shotgun sequence and encodes:
- the LOC133494674 gene encoding steroid 17-alpha-hydroxylase/17,20 lyase, giving the protein MAASVFPAIASSLPPVFLVLAALFALAAFAQRSSGMPGLPRLPVVGSLPWMGSATPPHLLFTQLGHRYGPLFELYLGPRRTVVVNALADAKEVLLQRGRDFAGRPSMVTTDLLTRGGKDIAFSDYSPLWKLHRRLVHTSFTLFGEGSSRLQDIVLSEVDGLCAELLCGDRRGFDPSPAVTTAVTNVVCTLVFGSTYRHGDGELEEVMRYNDGIVRTITRGGLVDIFSWMKVFPNTSLSELRACIAVRDRLLAQKLREHKEVLSEGDPRDLLEALLKGQGSPGPDGAAITDDHVLMTAAEAFGAGVETTSTTLLWILAYLLHHPEVQERAQKELDEEVGGRAVCAADRGRLPYLDSIINEGMRIRPVSPVLIPHTAMIDSRIGCHTISRGTRVLVNMWAIHHHPDHWDRPDLFMPDRFLDDQGRRVTPPCFLPFGAGPRICVGESLARLELFLFLSSMLQRMSFMLPDGAPPPNLQGRLGVVLQPLPYKVAVRSRVGWEIGAHAK